In Vigna angularis cultivar LongXiaoDou No.4 chromosome 8, ASM1680809v1, whole genome shotgun sequence, one DNA window encodes the following:
- the LOC108344874 gene encoding LOB domain-containing protein 41, which produces MRMSCNGCRVLRKGCSEDCTIRPCLEWIKNPESQANATVFLAKFYGRAGLMNLINAGPQNLRPAIFRSLLYEACGRIVNPIYGSVGLLWSGSWQLCQAAVEAVLKGEPITPITSEVAANGRAPPLKACDIRHVSKDENTANRTQKAKTRIRVKRTCGDVLIKPKAPTVTGFVPVEAETNQTTSHESGLSHLSEAAAIVEGESKESESVVSVETCNLFGETKTSDRFGATNDEIGLELRLGLEPVSREHHMVPMKKRRIEVKSSCDLMELGLESSA; this is translated from the exons ATGCGAATGAGTTGTAATGGGTGTCGTGTGTTGCGAAAAGGGTGCAGTGAAGATTGTACAATAAGACCGTGTTTGGAATGGATCAAGAACCCAGAATCGCAGGCTAATGCCACCGTTTTTCTTGCTAAGTTCTATGGTCGTGCTGGCCTCATGAATCTCATCAACGCTGGTCCTCAAAACCTTCGACCAG CGATTTTTCGTTCGTTGTTGTACGAGGCATGTGGTCGAATTGTGAACCCAATTTACGGGTCAGTGGGTTTGTTATGGTCGGGGAGCTGGCAGCTGTGTCAAGCCGCCGTGGAAGCCGTTTTGAAAGGCGAGCCGATCACACCAATCACATCGGAAGTGGCGGCGAATGGGCGGGCCCCACCTCTGAAGGCATGCGACATTCGCCACGTGTCAAAAGACGAGAACACGGCGAATCGGACTCAAAAGGCCAAGACTCGAATCCGGGTTAAGCGAACCTGCGGCGACGTTCTTATCAAACCGAAAGCCCCGACGGTGACCGGGTTTGTTCCGGTTGAAGCGGAGACGAACCAGACTACGAGTCATGAATCGGGACTGAGCCACTTGTCGGAAGCTGCAGCCATCGTGGAAGGAGAGAGTAAAGAGAGTGAAAGTGTGGTGTCGGTGGAAACTTGCAACCTATTTGGTGAGACAAAGACGAGTGATCGATTCGGTGCAACTAATGATGAAATTGGTTTGGAATTGAGGCTTGGGTTGGAACCGGTTTCACGTGAGCATCACATGGTTCCaatgaagaagagaagaatagaagtGAAAAGTAGCTGTGACTTAATGGAGTTAGGACTTGAGTCCTCGGCTTGA